The Nomascus leucogenys isolate Asia chromosome 4, Asia_NLE_v1, whole genome shotgun sequence genome includes the window AAGCATGTGGTGTCTCCTACGAGGCCTGGGCCGGCCTGGAACCCTGGCACGGGGAGCCCTGGGGCAGCAGCAACCCCTGGGTACCCGGGCCCTGGCCAGCGCGGGCTCTGAGAGCCGGGACGAGTACAGCTACGTGGTGGTGGGCGCGGGTTCGGCGGGCTGCGTTCTGGCCGGGAGGCTCACAGAGGACCCCACCGAGCGCGTGCTGCTGCTGGAGGCCGGGCCCAAGGACGTGCGCGCGGGGAGCAAGCGGCTCTCCTGGAAGATCCACATGCCCGCGGCCCTGGTGGCCAACCTGTGCGACGACAGGTACAACTGGTGCTACCACACAGAGGTGCAGCGGGGCCTGGACGGCCGCGTGCTGTACTGGCCACGCGGCCGCGTCTGGGGCGGCTCCTCATCCCTCAACGCCATGGTCTACGTCCGTGGGCACGCCGAGGACTACGAGCGCTGGCAGCGCCAGGGCGCCCGCGGCTGGGACTATGCGCACTGCCTGCCCTACTTCCGCAAGGCGCAGGGCCACGAGCTGGGCGCCAGCCTTTACCGGGGCGCCGATGGCCCGCTGCGGGTGTCCCGGGGCAAGACCAACCACCCGCTGCACCGCGCATTCCTGGAGGCCACGCAGCAAGCCGGCTACCCGCTCACTGAGGACATGAACGGCTTCCAGCAGGAGGGCTTCGGCTGGATGGACATGACCATCCATGAAGGTAGTGGtctcccttctcttttttaaaaagcactaccCCCTATCCCAGCCCCCACCCATGTTGGCCCGTGGCTCGGGGCTCCTGGTTCCAGCATGGTCAGGAGGCATGGGCAGACTGAGGCTGGCACGACCGGGAAGAGATCTGGCTTAGTATACCCCCCAAGAGTACAACCCAGAGCCCTGAGAGTGACCCAGGATGGTGACCCTGGGCGTTCTCTACCCCTCTGGCCCCTGTTGGTGTGGATAGCAGAGAATCAGCTCTCTGGACAGAGAGCCTAAGTCCTCTAGGGACttgaagatggggaaactgaggcacagagtggtgaAGGGCCTTGCTCACAGCAGGACAGAGGCAAGCCAGGGCTGACCCAGGGCTCCTGCCTGCCTCTCGAAGGCTCTCACCCCTCTGGCTGTGCTCCTGGTCTCAGTGTCCTCCTGTTTGAGGGTGAAGGGTACTTTTCCACCTGCATCCAGGGGACCCCAGGCAGATGTGGACTCAGTAGGGCAGGGTCTTTCCGTCTCAGCTTTACTTTGAAGGCGGGACTTGCAGTCAGAGCTGGGCATATCCACTCTTTCTCCAGCTCCTTCCTCTTGCCCAGGTGTCAGGGGAAAGCGGAGCCATGCCTGACCACCTCACTCCATCCTGCAGGCAAACGGTGGAGCGCGGCCTGTGCCTACCTGCACCCCGCACTGAGCCGTACCAACCTCAAGGCCGAGGCCGAGACGCTTGTGAGCAGGGTGCTATTTGAGGGCACCCGTGCAGTGGGCGTGGAGTACGTCAAGAATGGCCAGAGCCACAGGGTGAGTGGACTGCAGCTGGGGTCCTGGCAGAAGGAGGTGGGCAGTGACCCTGGTGGTCCAGCTCAGAGTGGGCAGGAGTCACGCCCTCACCCCCCAGCCCCACGTGCTCATCCCTGTgatggcagggggaggggcgaGTAGCTGGTGGAGGTGAGGAAGCCCCCAGTCCTGCCACCTAGAAAGGGCCTGTGGTGTCAGTGCCCCTGTGTGCCATGCCTAATTCAGAGCTGTCCCCCAGTACCGTCCACACCATTTCAAGGCACTGACCTCACAGAAAGCTATAGGTTTACACTAGAGGTTTTAAAACCCATAAATGTGATTGTACTCTGTTTCTGTGTTGTTGGCAGGGAGTCTGATTGTTTTGCAGCTTCACGTGTAGATCTGGTTCACTGCTTGCTCTCTCTAAACCACCCACTTGAATGCCTGCTTTCATTTATCTCATGTAAGCCCTCCCCTCCTGTTTCTAAGGCCATCACTACTGTCTAGCTGTAGTTGCACCTGCTGGTTGCTTTCAAGTAGTGACTCAGCGAATTTCCTCTCCTTGGCTCTGGGGCCTGTCCTGGGTGTGCCACATGGATTCCACATCCCAAGGCCATGTTCTCATGGTGCTGGCTAGAGCAGGGCGCTGGTCTGTGAGTCAGGAGAACAGCTGGCTTTTTAGGGAGTGACCTGGCTGGACCTCTTCCAGGCTTATGCCAGCAAGGAGGTGATTCTGAGTGGAGGTGCCATCAACTCTCCACAGCTGCTCATGCTCTCCGGCATCGGGAATGCTGATGACCTCAAGAAACTGGGCATCCCTGTGGTGTGCCACCTACCTGGTGAGCCCCCTTCTTTACTGCTCCCCAGAGGCTGTCTCTGCTCAAAGGCTTAGTGTATGTATCTTATTAGCATGGAGTGGGGAGGTGGTGGCAGTCAGTGATCCTTGGAACTGTCACATCGTCCCTGTGAGCCCGAAGGTTTCCCAGGCCTCACTGGACCCTGTCAGCCCTGGGCCCCGAGTCTTGCAttgttttccttctccctcccccagccgcCCTATTTCACTTGGAGAAGGGCACCCTGCAGCAGGGAGTATCTGCCCGTGAAGCCCCACTGGCTCGGGCATGGGCGTGTCACCAGAGCAGCTCTATGGCGAGAGGGGGCCAGGCCTCGTCCTTCCATCCACAGGACTCGCTGGCTGCCCTGAGCATGAATGAGGTCAGCTCCGTGCTCCAGAGCCTGCTCTTCGTGTTAAGAcgtaaactttattttataaactgtcTCTGATGCTCTTGAGGGTCAGGCTCTGTCTCTTGCCCTCCTTGATAACCCCACTCCGGGAGGGCTGGGCCTTTGTGCGTTTAGGCTTCATCATGAGGGGCCCAGGGAAGTGCTGCTTCATGACGTTGACCTGCCCAGTCTCCCAATAGGCTTGGCTGAAATCATGCAAGGACTGTGTAGCACGACAGGGctgcttcctccttccccacgctggggtgagggtggggctgCTGTCTGCCCCACTGGCCATCACCATCCAGTGACCGCTCACCAAGCAGTGCCTGCTGAAGGCGTAGGCCCTGCCCTCACAGAGGGGGCTGCTGAGCAGGGCTGACAAGGAGCACCCAGAGGCTGCCCTGGGAGTGAGTGACAAGGACAGGCGGCCTTGGCAGCATCCGAGGCAGGCCAGACTTGGCCAGGAGTGCGAGCATAGTGTCTCTGGGAGGCAGCCTTTAAGCCGAGACCAGGGAACCAACTGAGCAGGAGCTGGTCCAGAAGATAAGTGAATAGGAAAGCATTTTTCAAAACCAGGGGGATATTGAGAAGCAGCTGAGCCCCCTTGGTAGCCACTTTCTAAACCACTCCTTCCCATATCAGGGGTTGGCCAGAACCTGCAAGACCACCTGGAGATCTACATTCAGCAGGCATGCACCCGCCCTATCACCCTCCATTCAGCACAGAAGCCCCTGCGGAAGGTCTGCATTGGTCTGGAGTGGCTCTGGAAATTCACAGGTGAGCACACTCATCAGTAACCTGGGAGGAGATTGTCTATAAGCATTGAGACCTCCTTCCTGAGGAGCTGAACAAGGGTTCTGGCCACTGGGTTTGATGCTGAACTATGCCATTTACCTTagccctgagcctcagtttttccatcttcaAAATGGGGATGAACAGTTTCAACCTGACAGGTTGAAGCGAGGACCAGAAACAATAGCCCATGCCAAGGAGCTTGGCCCAGGGCCTGCTGGAGGTGAGACTCCTCGGGGCTCAGGGGCTGCTCTTCCTTACAGATGGGCAGGGATGGCCTTGTGCTGGACAGCAGGCGAGGTCCAAGGAGCCAGGAGAAAAGGTGGAGAGAGGAGACTTTGGGGCTAGACTGCAGAATCAGCATTCATCTTTCAaccatttccatttgatttctaGCTGCGCCTGGGCCAGGAAACGGTAGTTTAAAATCCTACTCATCCACTCAGTCTGTATTTCTCACACACCTAGTATGTGCTGTGTACTGTGCTAGGTGGTGGGAAGAGCCGGTAAGGCAGGTGGCATGGGCAGTGGCAGAATTGGCCCAGGTAGAGAGCAGAGCTGATGCCATGCTTTTGGCAAATAGCTGACATTTTATGGTGTGGTGCTGGGTGAGCCCCCTGTCGGGGGTGAACAGATGTGGACAGGACTTGGGTCCAGGCACTAGAGTGGAGtccaggaaaaggaagaggagtggccaggagaaaggagggaaacCAGGAGCAGCCGGCCCACCTGCCACGCCCTGACTGgctcttctgcctcatcctcttcTGTTTCTCAGGGGAGGGAGCCACTGCCCATCTGGAAACAGGTGGGTTCATCCGCAGCCAGCCTGGGGTCCCCCACCCGGACATCCAGTTCCATTTCCTGCCATCCCAAGTGATTGACCACGGGCGGGTCCCCACCCAGCAGGAGGCTTACCAGGTGAGCAGGTGGaggagcctcagcttcccaggatGTCTCCTTCCCACCAGGAAGGAAGATGCTCCCATTTTCCAAGGCAGCATTCTCCCTGGTGCCATACAGCTGCAGAGTGGGGGACACAGAGGCCTGTCCCCTGCCTTCCAGCTGCCCAGCGTGTCAGTCTGTGTGGTGCATGCCAATGGTATGACTGTTCCATGCAGGCTAGGTACCGAGCACCAGAAATGGGACAAACAGAGGGGCTGACTTGGCAGTGGGATCACCACCTCTGAAAGCTTTGAGTATGAGGCCAGGATGAAAGAGTGATTCACTGAGGTGATCTGTAATCACTCGTGGAGGTGGGTACCATGTGGGCAAAGGCTAACATGCATCTGTTCCCCACTGATTCTGGAAGCAGAGGCCCACCCTGCAGGTAAACCAGGGTTGACAGAGGTCACTGTGGATGTCTACGGAGGGACCGTCACTGCTTCCTCTGTGTTCTTCTAGGTACACGTGGGACCCATGCGGGGCACGAGTGTGGGCTGGCTCAAACTGAGAAGTGCCAATCCCCAAGACCACCCTGTGATCCAGCCCAACTACTTGTCAACAGGTAATTCACCCACCTGTGTCTTCCTGGGCTTGAACAAACGAATGCTTTCGTGGGGTTCCTGTTTATCCCTGAATCATACCCTTGGACTACACTTTCCAAGACACTGTCGTCCCCCGCCCCGTCACTTTAGGCTGTAAACTTGCATAGGCAGCCCCGCAGTGTCCTGGGACACATGAAATAAATGAAGTCGCAGGGGTTAGACAGTAGGGGAGATTTGCAGCTTTCAGGACAATCTGCCATGATGTGCAGGGAGACCGCGCTATGCAGGTGCCAGGTCTGTAGATAGATAGAGCATTTTTCCTGTTGTCACTCTGAGCAGCTTCTAAAAGCAAATTCCATTCCTGGGCCTGCCTCTTTGCATGCAGCAAAAACAAGCACTACCCACTGGGCAGGTTTTGCCCAGCAATGGCTGCAGGGTGCTCACAGCCACACTGTGGCAGGGGCAGGGTGTGTGTACTTATCCCTGCCCTACAGAAAAGTCAGACCCCTGATTTAAACCTGGGCCTCTGGGTGGGCTGTGTCAATGTAGGATGCTACCTTTGAGCTACACGGTACAGTCTAACCCACTATGGGCAGGGGACAAGCAGCCTGCTGGCTCGGTCTCCCATGGCTCTGAACTTTGTCCCCAAACACCATCCCCCTCAGACAGCTTACAGAGCCTCTCCATGCCGTGAATCTTCCAGTGAGGCCAGCACGGGCAAAAGGAGGGGTCCTCACCTGTTTCTTTTCCTCGACAGAAACTGATATTGAGGATTTCCGTCTGTGTGTGAAGCTCACCAGAGAAATTTTTGCACAGGAAGCCCTGGCTCCGTTCCGAGGGAAAGAGCTCCAGCCAGGAAGCCACGTTCAGTCAGATAAAGAGATAGATGCCTTTGTGCGGGCAAAAGCTGACAGCGCCTACCACCCCTCATGCACCTGTAAGATGGGCCAGCCCTCTGATCCCACTGCTGTGGTGGATCCGCAGACAAGGGTCCTTGGGGTGGAAAACCTCAGGGTTGTCGATGCCTCCATCATGCCTAGCATGGTCAGCGGCAACCTGAACGCCCCCACAATCATGATCGCAGAGAAGGCAGCTGACATTATCAAGGGGCGGCCTGCACTCTGGGACAAAGATGTCCCTGTCTACAAGCCCAGGACGCTGGCCACCCAGCGCTAAGACAGTTGCTGCTGGAGGATGACCAGGGAAGCCCCCTGATGAGCCAAGAGGGCCAGCACAGCCCTTGCTCCCAGGCTCCTTCCTGAAACTATGTAGCACACTAGGACCCAGGTGGTACCCTACTCAGTGGCTGAGAATTGGATAGTCTTGGGAAATGAGACAAGTACTGGGCAGTGAATCCAGCTCCTTTTCCCCAGCCTTTTTTTCCCTGTGGGCCATTTGGGGAAAGCCAGCATTCAGGCTGAGAtgttcctccctgcctcctggagGGACA containing:
- the CHDH gene encoding choline dehydrogenase, mitochondrial; the protein is MWCLLRGLGRPGTLARGALGQQQPLGTRALASAGSESRDEYSYVVVGAGSAGCVLAGRLTEDPTERVLLLEAGPKDVRAGSKRLSWKIHMPAALVANLCDDRYNWCYHTEVQRGLDGRVLYWPRGRVWGGSSSLNAMVYVRGHAEDYERWQRQGARGWDYAHCLPYFRKAQGHELGASLYRGADGPLRVSRGKTNHPLHRAFLEATQQAGYPLTEDMNGFQQEGFGWMDMTIHEGKRWSAACAYLHPALSRTNLKAEAETLVSRVLFEGTRAVGVEYVKNGQSHRAYASKEVILSGGAINSPQLLMLSGIGNADDLKKLGIPVVCHLPGVGQNLQDHLEIYIQQACTRPITLHSAQKPLRKVCIGLEWLWKFTGEGATAHLETGGFIRSQPGVPHPDIQFHFLPSQVIDHGRVPTQQEAYQVHVGPMRGTSVGWLKLRSANPQDHPVIQPNYLSTETDIEDFRLCVKLTREIFAQEALAPFRGKELQPGSHVQSDKEIDAFVRAKADSAYHPSCTCKMGQPSDPTAVVDPQTRVLGVENLRVVDASIMPSMVSGNLNAPTIMIAEKAADIIKGRPALWDKDVPVYKPRTLATQR